catattatttaattcataaaTTTTCTCactaatattatcatatatacttACACCAATACTATTGagtataatattaatagaagAATTtagattattattaaatatataaaaaaataaatctgattctaattttgaaatatatatagctaATAGAcacacattttttatatatttacaaatatcTTTATCAAagaaatattcaaaattttttaaaatattattatttaatatttttaatcttGTACTCACATATATACTTTCCAATGAATTATAatcatctatatatatattattttcatcatttaatgattttttataaataaaatttatgatATCTTTCATACaataacattttattttgtatttcttataatattcaaactcatctatatatttattaaaatatattatattcacattattatatattttgtcaATTTCGTTTTCATCATTTGTTTGTAATAAAGAAtgatttttaattaaattattaatagtagaaattttatatatattattgtcatatatattagatttttttatatcttcatgtgtaataaaattttcattcattttttcttcattttctatattttgttGTAATAATCCATTCTCGTTTTCATTCCCTTTTTGGTTAATactataattttcattttgtgtATTTGAAAAAcgttttatttcattattattcgTAGGAACATTTTCCAAATTCCTATTAATATGTTGATCACAACTTAtaacatcattattattattattattattattattattatttgtttcttGATTTTTCAATGAATTTCTATATATTGTATCATTAATTTCATAGGTTCTTCTATTTTCATAATGGGTATCATGCAAATATTTGTCTCTATCTTCTTTGGTccaattaatatttaaatctGTATTATTTAAGACGTCCCTAAATaagtttataatatattttaatattcttttaataattgaTTGATATTTTAGAATTTTTCCTTTTGAGTtgaaatatgtattattttttttaaaaaatttaatggCCTTTTCTGAAAAGTGTAACATAGAATGAATTTCATTTCTTTCATTCCATTTGTTTATATgacgttttttttttcttttttctttatttttatctattttatttttgcttagtaattttttgtatatttctCTTTTAAAGTTGTCgtcatcaatattatttaaaaaattacattccatgtttttcaaaaaaagTTCATTCAAAAGATGAGAGGAGGAACTTGCCGATTGATTATTTTCTAATGTACTACTATTGTTTATATAAGagaaagaatttttttttttatctttaatttgatttttatttttggtaacattttttttattcgtGTCACTTAGTTTggaagatttttttttttcatatgtgAGGGATAGGTTCATTTTTTGTTGAGCATCTTGACTTATATCATCAtgtatttcttcttttgaatggtcatttatatgtttatctATGTTATCATCTATAtgattatctatattatcatctaaactatcatatatattatcatacatGTTACCATCCACATTATCATCTATATTATCATACATATCATCATCCACATTATCatctatattatcatatagaTCATCAtccacattattatatatatcatatatatcatatagaTCATATTCTTCATCATAATCCTCGTCTTCATTCATTTCATCTATCAAATCTTCGTCTGACTCTTCATAATCACTCGTATATTCTCCTTCTCCATCATACAAAACAACACATTGTTCATTTTTTCCTacttgtttattttttatcatggacgttttatatatatcaataaaatATGCATATGCATTTTTCTCCATTTTGTCTAGAATCATTTCAAAACGCTcaatatttgtataatattttaaacgTTTTTCAACTTTGCTTTTGTTTAATTGTATCATTTTAACTTCTGAGTATCTATAATAgtaatgtaaaaaaatagaataaaaatttttataaatgagctgtttattttttattaagttATTCAATTcactttttatttctttataatatgttaaaatGTTATGAATCTTTTTGAACATTTCAGacaatttttcatttctttcactttttataattttcatttcattaacacttttatattcttcaatttttctattcattttatatataaaataatagttTTCTATTTCCATAAAAATATCCATATTGTTATTCTTTTCTGtttctttaaatttatattgacaaatattattttcctcTTTTTTCTCTgaaatttctttattttctaaataattataagaatCATTGGTAGGTTCATTTTTACTAGAAATATGAAATGAATTTTTCTCTTCTgaaatattatgtaatatattatctgtaatattatttatatgtaaatgattatctttttttatttcttcctGATCAGATAATGTAATAggcaaattattattttttctatcttCCTGATTTCTTTCATCAAtttcattttgttcattttgtttatctTGGGTGATATAAGAAtctatttcattttcttcctCATCAAATGAACTATAAACACTTAAAGAGTCGTTCGATAGATAATCCTTATATTCATCATAATCTTCGACATTTCCATATGCCTTAtgattatcataatttatattatcattttttattatgtattcatttttttctttaaatatattattatcatttcccacatttttattaaaattagatATTGTTTCATggtttaaatttttatgttcGTCTTTCTTTTTGTGctttttaatacattttcTCTTTTCCTTTTCATTTTGTGAATTAATATCATTCGAAGAAAATTTATCTATTCtagatatatattcatataactTGAGATATAATTTGTCATTGTTATAATCTTCCTTTTTGgtattcattataatattattataaatattataaaattctcAACTTCtagatatattatgatattcTAAGAAGaacataattattaaaaattttaaacgAATAATACTAGAAAactataaaaatgtatatacatataatataaaggattatatataaacaaaatattcaaaaatattagtttttaaaataagaaaatataacacTTATAGTTCAAGTGCtaccatattttttttttttttttttttataagatgTATAATTCgtttcaaaaatattaaaaattaacaaaattTCGAAAGATAACAGAattgttattaaaaaaattacttaaacaaaaaaaataaataaataaataagtttaaaaataaatctaaatatataatatatattataaacaatAGGAAATTATTaagtgtattattatatacacataaatatatatatatatatatatatatatttgaaatgtatttttaacttttcattattatcaaaacaatttatttcttcaatAGTATATTTAGGTATATACGATCAATTGTTTATTCTAttctttgtttatttattaatttatttaatcgtttgatttttcttttttttttttttataaacataaatcataatatgattattgtttaatatttacatttaaattcacatttatttttaatttttttttttttttttttttttttttttttttttgtgctaATATGTTAAAATACAAATggcataatatttatatataaatatatatatatatatatatatttatttatttatttataataaatcatgttaataataagaaagtaaaatttatttatatacattatatagaATGTGTGATTTTTTAGGAACAAAACTTACagattataaattaaatgatataaaaaaagagtttagtaaaaaaacaaaacattatgatgaatatgatttttatgtatattacaaaaatttattagcttctgaaaaaagaaaaaaagaaagaaaggaacaaaagaaaaggaaataCTCAACTGaacaagaaaaagaagatgaATTTAAACcttgtaattatatatcgagtatatataaaagagtaaaaaatatagaaagaaaaaatatatatgattatattgatgaaaatgataatatatatgaagatatTGTTACTAATCGAAATTATAGAGAAGATCATAATTTTACAGATGACATAACATTTACCTTTTTTAATGAAAATCTTTCCTATACTTTATtgagaaataataattacattGATGGTATTCCCATTGGTGTCAatgtacaaataaaaaaggatatacaaaaaaaacaatctGATAATGACCAAATATATTCacatattgaaaataatgatgaacaCAAAGAAATAACCCAAAAGGAATTCAAAAATGAAAGTGAAAATAAGTATAAAGAGACGaaaggaaataataaaataattggaCCTCAAATGCCTCATATTTTTGAAGAAATGAGAAAACAACtgaaaaatgaagaatatcataatattaatcAGGATAATATAGAAGCTTATGAAAATGAATATGTCAATATTTTATCttatcaaaattatatgatatcAATTAAAAGGAAGGAACAAAAAGAATACGAAAGATATATACGGTTAACGTATATACCcaaaaataattttgaagGGGCTTTTTATGTAAaggataaaaatgatataaaagaaataaagaataatgaATTTAACTTACTTACACgtgattttttatataataagatgATTGATAACTATGATATAGAAGATGAACATGAAAATagatgtaaaaaaaataaatatggacagaataataaatatgttgaAAATAAATCCAATAATAAcatttatgataataatatttatgataataatatttatgatgataatatatattcaaataattatttaaaaagtgAAGAAAGTATCTCCTTGGATAATAAATCATATGATTCCGATTTTGGAAGTGTAAaaagaagagaaaaaaataaggaaGACACacattttgtattatataaaaataattttttaataaaagaacaagatatatatatatattataaaaaatattatgaatccctttttgaaaaaataaatatagacaaaacacataaaaataaagattccgaacattttaaagaaatatatgtactttataataaattgttaaatttaaataaagacgaaatattattaacacaAAATGAGTTGATCAATTTATACGTTCCGAAAAAAAGTTGGACACAATTCAATAGttcacaaaataaaaatactgATAATATGACATATCAAAAATATGAACTGAAGAAccaaataaattttaataatgacttaaaaaaaaaaaatcgattttattttttttgtaaaatgaacgaaaataaaaatgtaaaaattaaaaatatatttagtaTAAAAGAAATGGATGAATTCAaagatttaataaaaaagtttAAAACTTATGATCCTGAATTCTATAttaatgaaattataaatgaaGATTTAAATACAAATTTTCAAATATGCGATTATGAATTTTCTAAAGTTATATgcgaaaaattaaatattaaaaataaggaTTATAAGGataatgaacaaaatgatgaaaaacaGGAATCAAAAATAATTgatgattttttaaaaattccacaatttgtttttaaatcaatattttgttcttaattaaaataatttaatttaatttcgTAGACCTAATTtgtaaacattttttttgtttttctttattttcatcaaaaaaaaaaaaaaaaaaaaaagaaacataaaATTTGtgtaattaatattttaatatatatatatatatatatatatattttatatatatattcttaatttttttctatatattataaaaatgtatgttaagatgatattttttttttcttttttttttgttattatcaaattttttattataggtTTCTTTTATTCTACTAAAATGTTTAAattaacataaaataaatatataaagatataaaaatatggcgaattgatattataataacacaATCATTAGTGATATAAAAGTGATTATAAATTAAAGAgagtataaaaaataaataaaagtaatcaacaaataataaaaaaaaaaaaaaaaaaaaaaatatataataaaaatatatccttgtaaataaaatagatTATAGCGATAtaccaaaagaaaaaagaagaacaaaaaaaaaaaaaaaaaataaaataatataatataaaataaaataaaataaagaattaacACAATCCTATTAATCTTtctactattatatataatttttataacaatcctattatatacaaatatatatttatatatttcatattattccttttatccttattattattttttatattattttatttatttatttatttttgttgtgTGTTTCActatattacataaaatattatttaaggattatatttaattccaATCGTTTTCTTCAGGTAATCTGAATTGTTCAGGTTCGTCCAAATCTTTATCTTCTTCACCTAATGCTTCATCAAAAGGTGCAGGTTCTCCGGCAAAGGGTGCAGCAGCTGCTGGTACTACGAATTTATAAGCAAGTCCAGCACATGCAAGTAAAGCTAATCCACCAGCTATTCCACCTGCAATTTTATATCTATTATCTGAtcctcctttttttttattataatctgcattttcatattcttcattttcagTATATTTTGGagtatcattatattttctattgtATGATCTATTTTCATTATGTCTTCCATGTGGTCTCGTTTCTCTATCTTCGCTATTAGGTAAATGcctattttcattattatatttatgtttctGATCAATTTCATTTCTTTCATTATCCAAAACTTTTGGAGGTAATGGTGGGTGTGGAATATAtctatcatttttatcatttggtAAATTGTCGTTATCATCGTTCTGATTTTCAGGTTTTTTTGGAAAATCTGAGGGCTCTTCTCGATCGTCTTGTGGTTTTTCTGGAACATCAGAAGGTACTTCTTTTTCTGAATCTTCAGGTACATTTGGTTCTTGTTGAGGTACGTCAGAAATTGGTGGGTTTTCTGGATTTTCATCTACATCAAATTGGACTTGATTTTCACCTTTTCCTTCTTCTGGATTTGGTGAAGGATCTTTAGGATAATTATCTATTACATGATCGCCTGGTTTTTCGATTGTAAAATTATCTCCTCTTGGTCTAGGTTGATCATCTTCAGGTTCTTCTGGAACATCTAATGGTGCCGATTTAGTAGGACAACTTTCTTCTTCACATTCTTCTTGTAATTCACTTGTACATCCTTCGTGTAAGATTTCTCTTCTTCTTGACCTGGTACCTTTACCACAAGTTACACTACATGGAGACCATTCTCCCCAAACACCACAATTTGCAGTTTTTTCCACTTCAACACAAACAGCTTTCATAAAGGGTCCGATaacattttttacattttccCATGCAGAATCAGCGTACAAGCTACATTTACCATCGGATGGATGACAACCTACAAGAAATCTATTGAATGCTACATTAATACCTTGTCCAATACCAAAGACAGCTATTTTAACACCATTATCATTTAATCTTCTTGCTTCTCTTAATGAATCTTGTATACTATCTGGAATACCATCTGTTAATATAACAACTAATTGATTTGCATTTGGTCTATTGATTTTGTCATTTAAATGTTTTGTTACTTGTAAGAGTGCATCACTTAAGTTTGTTCTACCATATGGAAGATTTGTTCCTAAGAGTGACTTTATAATATCTAAAGCCTTCCCTTTGTTTTTAGATGCATCACTATGTAAtcttataatttcttttgcattgtttgaaaaaatattagcATATAAGTGAATTGCCTTTTCACTCAGATTTAattgttttattaatttcataGCTAGTGGTACTGCATGGTTCACCCAATTTTGACGACGTATACTTCCAGAACAGTCCATCAAAAGATACAGATCTAACTCATCGTTACATACTTCTTCACGATATTTTACTTCGTCTACTATATTTTGTACATCGCTACCTTTCACTAGAAATATATCAAAGAAAATCAAAAACACGATGactaaatattttacattccaaagataattcattatttttacaattttaataataatactaaaacaaatatattataccttAAAATACTATATTTTCTTGTACCCATGCAcatacaaaattatataatcatatattatataaacagggatataatgatataagtataatttatttggtgtgatttcatatatagatataaatatatataaattcacaaacaaaatatattatatataagaacaatGTTATGTATATAGAGGttgttcatataaaatatatatatatatatatatattacaaaaattatgtataaaGTAATGTTAAAGAtcttaatataaacaaagtatatttttaacTTAAAAACTAAGGTAAGATCAAATATTCAGTTTAtaccttttttttaagttgtaatttacacaaaaaatatatatgtgtgtatatatatacatatatatatatatataaaataaataaataaaaaagcaaaaattacaatattaataccaattctttttaaaaattattttgaaacaaaaaaaaaaagaaaaaaatcacAACAGtaacaaaaaatgaaaacaataaaatttaaagaaaagatgtttttatatttcaaaatttcgttaaaatatatataatattgtgaacatcttatataataataactaaaagaaataaaaaaaaaaaaaaaagacatcagaaaaatggaaaaggttcgtatataatttttataattcatatatatataaatatatatatataatatattaaaataaagcTTTTGAAACTTTCCAAAAGATCAAAATTAATGCTTTTTGTAAATGTGTAAATATACATCTATGCAACTgttgtatatttaatattcaaGAGAATCAGATTTATTCAAATGCATGTtgtcttaaaaaaaaaaaaaaaaaaagacgcctcatataatatacatgtaaaaataataaaataaatgttcaaaaaaaattgggtgaaaaaagaaaatataacttatttatatattttaaaatgcatctcttaaaaaaaaaaaaaataaaataaaaaaataaaaataataacttaataaaacataaggcaactcatttatttttattttaataatatttattattatgcatgtgaattattaaaatttggGTCTTGtaacatttattattttataa
This region of Plasmodium sp. gorilla clade G2 genome assembly, chromosome: 13 genomic DNA includes:
- a CDS encoding sporozoite surface protein 2, which codes for MNYLWNVKYLVIVFLIFFDIFLVKGSDVQNIVDEVKYREEVCNDELDLYLLMDCSGSIRRQNWVNHAVPLAMKLIKQLNLSEKAIHLYANIFSNNAKEIIRLHSDASKNKGKALDIIKSLLGTNLPYGRTNLSDALLQVTKHLNDKINRPNANQLVVILTDGIPDSIQDSLREARRLNDNGVKIAVFGIGQGINVAFNRFLVGCHPSDGKCSLYADSAWENVKNVIGPFMKAVCVEVEKTANCGVWGEWSPCSVTCGKGTRSRRREILHEGCTSELQEECEEESCPTKSAPLDVPEEPEDDQPRPRGDNFTIEKPGDHVIDNYPKDPSPNPEEGKGENQVQFDVDENPENPPISDVPQQEPNVPEDSEKEVPSDVPEKPQDDREEPSDFPKKPENQNDDNDNLPNDKNDRYIPHPPLPPKVLDNERNEIDQKHKYNNENRHLPNSEDRETRPHGRHNENRSYNRKYNDTPKYTENEEYENADYNKKKGGSDNRYKIAGGIAGGLALLACAGLAYKFVVPAAAAPFAGEPAPFDEALGEEDKDLDEPEQFRLPEENDWN